The following proteins come from a genomic window of Flavobacteriaceae bacterium MAR_2010_188:
- a CDS encoding LSU ribosomal protein L1P, which produces MAKVTKKQKDARTKVDRTKLYTIEEAAELVKDITYTKFDASVDMAVRLGVDPRKANQMVRGVVSLPHGTGKDMKVLALVTPDKEEEAKEAGADYVGLDEYLDKIKGGWTDVDVIITMPAIMGKLGPLGRVLGPRGLMPNPKTGTVTMDVAKAVAEVKAGKIDFKVDKTGIIHAPIGKASFTADKLVGNANELLTTLMKLKPTTAKGTYVKSVSISSTMSPSIPVETKIGK; this is translated from the coding sequence ATGGCAAAAGTAACTAAAAAGCAAAAAGACGCTAGAACTAAAGTTGATAGAACAAAACTTTATACTATAGAAGAAGCTGCAGAACTGGTAAAAGATATTACTTATACTAAGTTTGATGCATCAGTAGATATGGCGGTACGTTTGGGTGTAGATCCACGTAAAGCAAACCAAATGGTAAGAGGTGTTGTTTCACTTCCTCACGGAACAGGTAAAGATATGAAAGTATTGGCGCTTGTTACTCCAGATAAGGAAGAGGAAGCTAAGGAAGCAGGAGCCGACTATGTTGGTCTAGATGAATATTTAGATAAGATTAAAGGTGGTTGGACTGATGTTGATGTTATTATCACTATGCCCGCAATTATGGGTAAACTAGGACCATTAGGTAGAGTTTTAGGACCAAGAGGTTTAATGCCTAACCCAAAGACTGGTACAGTAACAATGGATGTTGCTAAAGCAGTTGCAGAAGTTAAGGCTGGTAAAATCGATTTTAAGGTAGACAAAACAGGAATTATCCACGCTCCAATTGGGAAAGCATCTTTTACAGCTGACAAATTGGTAGGTAATGCAAACGAACTGTTAACTACATTAATGAAATTGAAACCTACTACGGCTAAAGGAACTTACGTTAAGAGTGTATCGATTTCGAGCACAATGAGTCCAAGTATTCCGGTTGAAACAAAAATCGGGAAGTAG
- a CDS encoding LSU ribosomal protein L11P, which translates to MAKELSKVVKLQVRGGAANPSPPVGPALGAAGVNIMEFCKQFNARTQDKPGKVLPVVIAVYKDKSFDFVIKTPPAAVQLMEAAKVKKGSGEPNRKKVAKVTWDQIKAIAEDKMQDLNAFTIDSAMKMVAGTARSMGITVRGGQAPN; encoded by the coding sequence ATGGCAAAAGAATTAAGTAAAGTAGTTAAGTTACAAGTTCGGGGAGGTGCTGCGAATCCGTCGCCACCGGTTGGACCCGCTTTAGGAGCTGCTGGAGTTAATATCATGGAATTTTGCAAGCAGTTTAACGCTAGAACTCAGGATAAACCTGGTAAAGTTCTTCCGGTCGTTATCGCTGTTTACAAAGACAAGTCTTTCGACTTTGTTATTAAAACTCCTCCAGCTGCGGTACAGTTAATGGAAGCGGCCAAAGTAAAAAAAGGATCAGGAGAACCGAACAGGAAAAAAGTTGCGAAAGTAACTTGGGATCAGATTAAAGCTATCGCAGAGGATAAAATGCAAGATTTAAATGCATTTACAATTGATTCTGCAATGAAGATGGTTGCTGGTACCGCAAGATCCATGGGTATAACAGTTAGAGGCGGTCAAGCTCCTAACTAA
- a CDS encoding transcription antitermination protein nusG: MSEEISNKKWYVVRAVSGQENKIKTYIENEITRLGLEDYVDQVLVPTEKVVQIRNGKKIHKERVYFPGYIMIQANLSGEIPHIIKSITNVIGFLGETKGGDPVPLRQSEVNRMLGKVDELTLGADSNIAIPFTTGETVKVIDGPFNGFDGVIEKINEEKRKLEVMVKIFGRKTPLELSYMQVEKV; encoded by the coding sequence ATGTCTGAAGAAATAAGTAACAAAAAATGGTACGTTGTTAGAGCCGTTAGCGGTCAAGAGAACAAAATCAAAACATACATTGAGAACGAAATCACAAGATTGGGGCTCGAGGATTATGTGGATCAAGTTCTTGTTCCAACCGAAAAGGTGGTTCAGATACGCAACGGAAAGAAAATCCATAAAGAAAGAGTTTATTTTCCTGGATATATTATGATTCAGGCTAATCTTAGTGGTGAAATCCCTCATATTATTAAATCCATTACTAATGTGATAGGATTTTTGGGTGAGACAAAGGGAGGTGATCCTGTTCCATTGAGACAATCTGAAGTAAATAGAATGTTAGGTAAGGTAGATGAGCTTACGCTTGGTGCTGATTCTAACATTGCAATACCATTCACCACTGGAGAAACCGTTAAGGTTATCGATGGTCCGTTTAATGGATTTGATGGTGTAATAGAAAAAATAAACGAAGAAAAACGCAAGCTTGAAGTAATGGTTAAGATTTTCGGAAGAAAGACACCATTGGAGTTAAGCTATATGCAAGTAGAAAAAGTTTAA
- a CDS encoding preprotein translocase subunit SecE, protein MARIANYVKESFNELRNNVTWPEWPEAQRLTVLVAVFSVVFALAVWGVDTVFSRVIEAYFSWIN, encoded by the coding sequence ATGGCCAGAATTGCAAATTATGTTAAAGAGTCTTTTAACGAGTTAAGAAACAATGTTACTTGGCCAGAATGGCCCGAAGCTCAAAGATTAACTGTACTAGTTGCGGTTTTTTCGGTAGTTTTTGCATTGGCAGTTTGGGGAGTTGATACGGTTTTCAGTAGAGTGATAGAGGCGTATTTTAGTTGGATTAACTAA
- a CDS encoding translation elongation factor 1A (EF-1A/EF-Tu): MAKATFDRSKPHLNIGTIGHVDHGKTTLTAAITKVLADAGYSEAKSFDQIDNAPEEKERGITINTSHVEYATANRHYAHVDCPGHADYVKNMVTGAAQMDGAILVVAATDGPMPQTREHILLGRQVGIPRMVVFMNKVDMVDDEELLELVEMEIRDLLSFYQYDGDNGPVIAGSALGALNGEQKWVDSVIELMAAVDTWIEEPLREIDKPFLMPIEDVFSITGRGTVATGRIETGIGKTGDSVEIIGMGAEKLTSTITGIEMFRQILDRGEAGDNAGILLRGIEKSQISRGMVIVKPGSVTPHAKFKAEVYVLKKEEGGRHTPFHNNYRPQFYVRTTDVTGNILLPDGVEMVMPGDNLTITVELIQKIAMTVGLRFAIREGGRTVGAGQVTEILD; this comes from the coding sequence ATGGCAAAGGCAACTTTCGATCGTTCAAAACCACACTTAAATATAGGTACAATTGGACACGTAGATCACGGTAAAACAACATTAACTGCTGCTATCACTAAAGTATTAGCTGATGCAGGTTATTCTGAAGCAAAATCGTTCGATCAGATCGATAATGCACCAGAAGAAAAAGAAAGAGGTATTACAATTAATACATCTCACGTTGAGTATGCAACTGCAAATCGTCACTACGCTCACGTTGACTGTCCAGGTCACGCGGATTACGTAAAGAACATGGTTACAGGTGCTGCCCAAATGGACGGTGCTATATTGGTGGTTGCTGCTACAGATGGTCCAATGCCACAAACTCGTGAGCACATCCTATTAGGACGCCAGGTTGGTATCCCTCGTATGGTTGTTTTCATGAACAAAGTTGATATGGTTGATGATGAAGAGCTATTAGAATTGGTTGAGATGGAAATCAGAGATTTATTATCTTTCTATCAATATGATGGAGATAATGGACCTGTAATTGCTGGTTCTGCTTTAGGTGCACTTAACGGTGAACAAAAATGGGTTGATTCTGTAATAGAATTGATGGCTGCTGTTGATACTTGGATTGAAGAACCATTACGTGAAATAGACAAACCTTTCTTAATGCCTATCGAGGATGTATTCTCTATTACTGGTCGTGGAACTGTTGCGACAGGTCGTATCGAAACTGGTATTGGCAAAACTGGAGATTCAGTTGAGATCATTGGTATGGGAGCTGAAAAATTGACTTCTACTATAACTGGTATCGAAATGTTCCGTCAGATTCTTGATAGAGGTGAAGCTGGAGATAACGCTGGTATCCTTTTAAGAGGTATTGAGAAATCTCAAATCTCTAGAGGTATGGTTATCGTTAAGCCAGGTTCAGTAACACCACACGCTAAATTTAAAGCTGAGGTTTACGTTCTTAAGAAAGAAGAAGGTGGACGTCACACTCCATTCCATAATAACTATCGTCCACAGTTTTACGTACGTACAACTGATGTAACTGGTAACATTTTGCTTCCTGATGGTGTTGAAATGGTTATGCCAGGAGACAACTTGACAATTACTGTAGAATTAATCCAAAAGATTGCAATGACTGTAGGTTTACGTTTCGCAATCCGTGAGGGTGGTCGTACAGTAGGTGCTGGTCAGGTTACTGAAATCTTAGACTAA
- a CDS encoding putative sigma-54 modulation protein, with amino-acid sequence MKVETQSVNFNADQKLINFIQKRMDKLDQYYDKVIQSNVYLKVENTSQKENKIFEAKVKVPGDSFIIKKQCKSFEEGADMAISSLERQLKKRKDKIRQHN; translated from the coding sequence ATGAAAGTTGAAACCCAATCAGTTAACTTCAATGCAGATCAAAAATTGATCAATTTCATTCAAAAGAGAATGGATAAGTTAGACCAGTATTACGATAAAGTTATACAATCTAATGTCTATCTAAAAGTTGAAAACACCAGCCAAAAAGAAAATAAAATCTTCGAGGCAAAGGTTAAAGTTCCGGGAGATAGTTTTATCATTAAGAAACAATGTAAATCGTTCGAAGAAGGCGCCGATATGGCAATTTCTTCCTTAGAAAGGCAGCTAAAGAAGAGAAAGGATAAAATTCGACAACATAACTAA
- a CDS encoding integrase/recombinase XerC: MPIQSFIDYLELEKKYSSNTIISYRADLNAFIDFAEINSGSRNIMDVSYGEIRNWIVNLVDTGISNRSINRKISSLNSYYKFLVKTEQITTNPLAKHKALKTEKKVLVPFSELEISRVITRINETDDFEAIRNQFIVELFYSTGIRRIELVNLKLSNFDFDNKSLKVLGKRNKERIIPLISSVLDSFKIYMVARQSLPNIMDDKDLFLTKRGTKVYETLVYRTINDYFSKASSKVKCSPHVLRHSFATHLLNEGADLNSVKELLGHTSLAATQVYTHSSIAELKKVYSNAHPRSKN, from the coding sequence ATGCCCATTCAATCTTTTATAGACTATTTAGAACTAGAAAAAAAATACTCTTCTAATACTATCATCTCTTACCGTGCAGATTTAAATGCCTTCATTGACTTTGCTGAAATAAATTCTGGAAGCAGAAATATTATGGACGTGAGCTACGGAGAAATTAGAAACTGGATCGTAAATCTTGTTGATACTGGAATTAGTAACCGGAGCATAAACAGAAAAATTTCATCCTTAAATTCTTATTACAAGTTTTTGGTGAAGACCGAGCAGATTACGACTAACCCATTGGCGAAGCACAAAGCTCTTAAAACCGAAAAGAAAGTTCTGGTCCCCTTCTCAGAATTGGAAATATCTAGAGTAATAACTCGTATAAATGAAACAGACGATTTTGAAGCTATCCGCAATCAATTCATCGTTGAACTTTTTTATTCGACCGGGATAAGGAGGATAGAGTTGGTAAATCTAAAGCTTAGCAATTTCGATTTTGATAATAAATCCTTAAAGGTTTTAGGAAAGCGTAATAAAGAGCGTATCATTCCCCTTATAAGTTCGGTACTCGACAGTTTTAAAATTTATATGGTCGCACGTCAATCACTGCCTAACATTATGGACGATAAGGATTTGTTTTTGACCAAACGAGGGACAAAAGTGTATGAAACTCTTGTATATAGAACCATAAATGATTACTTTAGTAAAGCTTCATCTAAAGTAAAATGTAGCCCGCATGTCCTCAGACATTCTTTCGCTACCCATCTCTTAAATGAAGGTGCAGATTTAAATTCTGTAAAGGAATTACTAGGTCACACAAGTTTAGCCGCAACCCAAGTGTATACTCATAGCAGTATCGCAGAGCTTAAAAAGGTTTACTCTAATGCTCACCCAAGGAGCAAAAATTAA
- a CDS encoding SSU ribosomal protein S21P, with product MLIIPVKEGENIDRALKRYKRKFDKTGTKRQLHERKQFNKPSVERRAQIQKAQYVQSLRELENI from the coding sequence ATGTTAATAATACCGGTAAAAGAAGGAGAGAATATAGACAGAGCGTTGAAACGTTACAAACGTAAGTTCGACAAAACTGGAACTAAGCGTCAACTGCACGAACGTAAGCAGTTTAACAAACCTTCTGTAGAACGTAGGGCTCAGATTCAAAAAGCTCAATATGTTCAGTCTCTTCGAGAACTAGAAAACATTTAA
- a CDS encoding Acyl-CoA dehydrogenase — MYFTEEHNLFRQSLKDFLKKEVTPHIDKWEKTGVIERFIWEKFGEMGFFGLPYPEEFGGLDLDIFYTVILLEELQKINSGGFAAAMWAHAYLAMTHVNKEGSQEIKEKYLNGSISGELIGCLCITEPFGGSDVAGMRSTAVKEGDSYIINGSKTFITNGVYSDYLVVAAKTDPSLGNKGISIFIMDRDTPGISATKLDKLGWRASDTGEIAFDNVKIPASNLMGEENKGFPYIMQHFALERLIMAVNAHARAEFALEYTLEYMGERQAFGKTIDKFQALRHTIAELYSEQEHCKTFNYVTAYRLDKGEYVVKEATMAKLKSTKMSDDVMYQCLQFLGGYGYMEDYPLARMFRDSRLGPIGGGTSEILREIIAKMIIDKKEYKPAADL, encoded by the coding sequence ATGTACTTCACCGAAGAACATAATTTGTTTAGGCAGAGTTTGAAGGATTTTTTGAAAAAAGAAGTCACACCTCATATAGATAAATGGGAAAAGACTGGAGTGATTGAGCGCTTTATTTGGGAGAAATTTGGTGAGATGGGATTTTTTGGGTTGCCTTATCCTGAAGAATTTGGAGGACTTGATCTGGATATTTTTTATACCGTTATTTTATTGGAAGAACTTCAGAAGATTAATTCTGGAGGATTTGCAGCTGCAATGTGGGCACACGCATATCTTGCAATGACCCATGTTAATAAGGAAGGAAGCCAGGAAATAAAGGAAAAATACCTAAATGGTAGTATAAGTGGAGAATTAATTGGCTGCCTTTGTATCACAGAACCCTTTGGCGGAAGTGATGTTGCAGGTATGCGTTCTACCGCAGTAAAGGAAGGAGATAGTTATATCATCAACGGATCTAAAACCTTTATCACTAATGGGGTTTACAGCGATTATCTGGTAGTTGCTGCCAAAACCGACCCGTCACTTGGCAATAAAGGAATCAGTATTTTTATAATGGATCGCGATACCCCAGGCATTTCTGCTACGAAGCTCGATAAGCTTGGATGGAGAGCTTCGGATACCGGAGAAATTGCTTTTGACAATGTAAAGATTCCAGCTTCCAACTTAATGGGAGAAGAGAATAAGGGATTTCCATACATCATGCAGCATTTTGCATTAGAAAGATTGATTATGGCCGTGAATGCCCATGCCCGTGCGGAGTTTGCCTTAGAATATACATTGGAGTATATGGGAGAGCGCCAAGCCTTCGGCAAAACCATTGATAAATTCCAGGCCCTTAGGCATACCATCGCAGAACTTTACTCGGAACAAGAACACTGCAAGACCTTTAATTATGTTACCGCTTATCGCTTGGATAAAGGTGAGTACGTAGTAAAGGAAGCAACGATGGCTAAATTGAAATCTACCAAAATGTCTGATGACGTTATGTACCAATGTCTACAGTTCTTGGGAGGTTATGGGTATATGGAAGATTATCCTTTGGCTAGAATGTTTAGGGATAGTAGGCTAGGCCCAATTGGTGGAGGAACTTCAGAAATACTTCGCGAGATTATCGCCAAAATGATTATCGATAAAAAGGAATACAAACCGGCAGCTGATTTATAG
- a CDS encoding DNA uptake protein ComE has translation MKHIKSHFRFSKGQRNGIFLLIVLIIILQGIYFFVKYSFKPPELENQEILKFQQEVDSLKLVKPQTNAPKLFPFNPNYITDHKGYTLGMSPGEIDRLLQFRAESKWINSAEDFQSVTGVSDSLLAAISPYFKFPDWVTNPKVSNPTTNKFSTSKTSNQKIDLNLASQEQLINVNGIGEKLSERIIEYRSRQANGFIDGVELKEIYGLKDEVIEELLKHFFVSPPADFETININQATRDELVKIKYVDYELAHHIIEYRTLHEGFKSLDELTKVKFFPVNKYEIIKLYLRLN, from the coding sequence ATGAAACATATAAAATCCCATTTCAGGTTTAGTAAAGGCCAACGAAATGGGATTTTTCTTTTGATTGTACTAATCATTATTCTTCAAGGGATTTATTTTTTTGTAAAATATAGTTTTAAACCTCCAGAATTGGAAAACCAGGAAATACTGAAGTTTCAGCAGGAAGTAGACTCGTTAAAGCTGGTTAAACCACAAACTAATGCACCAAAACTTTTTCCATTCAATCCAAATTACATCACCGACCATAAAGGTTATACCCTAGGAATGAGCCCGGGTGAAATTGACCGTTTACTTCAATTTAGAGCTGAAAGTAAGTGGATCAATTCTGCTGAGGATTTTCAATCGGTGACCGGGGTTTCCGATTCGCTGCTGGCCGCAATTTCTCCATACTTCAAATTTCCAGATTGGGTGACTAATCCAAAGGTTTCAAACCCTACAACCAACAAATTTTCAACTTCAAAGACTTCAAACCAAAAAATCGATTTAAACCTAGCATCACAAGAACAACTAATAAATGTTAATGGAATAGGCGAGAAGCTCTCGGAACGCATTATTGAATATCGAAGCAGACAAGCAAACGGTTTTATAGATGGGGTTGAGCTGAAGGAAATATATGGGTTAAAAGATGAGGTAATCGAGGAGCTCTTAAAACATTTTTTTGTCAGTCCCCCAGCTGATTTTGAAACAATCAATATCAACCAAGCTACCCGTGACGAACTTGTGAAAATAAAGTACGTAGATTACGAACTGGCCCACCACATCATCGAATACAGAACACTCCACGAAGGGTTTAAATCATTGGACGAATTAACAAAAGTTAAGTTTTTTCCCGTCAATAAATACGAGATAATTAAGCTATATTTGCGTCTGAATTGA
- a CDS encoding alanine or glycine:cation symporter, AGCS family: protein MKKFLFFLSTLLLPFVALAQEKGLDEKVNDAFMPFASWWEGFILTRIPIGEYDIPFVVILLVLGATFFTIYFKVPSVTKFWTAINTVRGKYVDIEKHGVDKLYNNDEALAVKDIPNTIRDESAHGEVSHFQALATAVSGTVGLGNIAGVAVAIGMGGPGATFWMIVCGLLGMSTKFVECTLGVKYRDVGKDGTVYGGPMYYLSKGMKEIGFGGIGKVLAVLFAILCVGASFGGGNAFQSNQAAVQISTLFNLSGGATGVLIGIVLAVLVGIVIIGGIKRIASITEKIVPFMAGLYILASLVIIFANISDIGLAFSLIIDGAFTPMAGLGGLVGVLIVGFQRAAFSNEAGAGSAAIAHSAVRTKYPASEGIVALLEPFIDTVVICTMTALVIIFFNINGADAQSVFDYTAAHGSSVILKSSGSPISGVDLTSMAFDSVIPHFSYVLTIAIVLFAFSTMISWSYYGLQAWKFLFGKGKTADIVYKVLFLLFVVIGAAATLDAVIKFSDAMILALVFPNMIGLFFLFPKVRQEMTRYIGAISIKREALKDGAEDITKHM, encoded by the coding sequence ATGAAGAAATTTCTATTTTTCCTTTCAACTTTATTATTACCATTCGTTGCTTTAGCTCAAGAGAAGGGTCTGGATGAAAAAGTTAACGATGCCTTTATGCCTTTTGCATCATGGTGGGAAGGATTTATTTTAACTAGAATTCCCATAGGTGAATATGATATTCCTTTTGTCGTTATTCTTTTGGTCCTTGGGGCCACGTTTTTTACTATTTATTTTAAAGTACCAAGCGTCACCAAATTCTGGACTGCTATTAACACGGTTCGAGGAAAATATGTAGATATTGAAAAACACGGTGTTGACAAATTATATAATAATGATGAAGCATTGGCGGTGAAAGACATTCCAAACACCATTCGTGATGAAAGTGCTCATGGTGAGGTTTCACATTTTCAAGCTTTGGCGACAGCGGTCTCAGGAACTGTCGGTTTAGGAAATATAGCAGGTGTGGCTGTAGCTATTGGTATGGGTGGTCCTGGAGCTACCTTCTGGATGATTGTATGTGGATTGTTGGGTATGTCTACTAAGTTTGTAGAATGTACACTTGGTGTAAAATATAGAGACGTTGGTAAGGATGGTACTGTATACGGTGGACCTATGTATTACCTCTCTAAAGGAATGAAAGAAATTGGCTTTGGTGGCATTGGGAAAGTTTTGGCCGTACTATTCGCCATACTATGTGTCGGTGCTTCTTTCGGAGGTGGAAATGCATTTCAATCCAATCAGGCAGCCGTACAAATCAGCACCTTATTCAATCTTAGCGGAGGAGCAACTGGCGTCCTTATAGGAATCGTTCTTGCAGTGCTGGTCGGAATTGTAATCATTGGGGGTATAAAGCGTATTGCTTCAATTACGGAAAAAATTGTTCCGTTTATGGCTGGTCTTTATATCCTAGCTTCCCTCGTTATAATATTCGCAAACATTAGTGATATTGGCTTGGCATTTTCATTGATAATTGATGGAGCATTTACACCGATGGCCGGTCTTGGCGGCTTGGTCGGTGTCTTAATAGTAGGATTTCAAAGAGCAGCATTTTCTAATGAGGCTGGTGCAGGTTCTGCCGCTATTGCTCACTCGGCCGTTCGAACTAAATATCCAGCATCAGAAGGTATTGTGGCACTTTTAGAACCTTTTATTGATACCGTGGTAATCTGTACCATGACCGCCTTGGTTATTATTTTCTTTAATATCAATGGCGCCGACGCCCAATCGGTTTTCGATTATACTGCTGCCCATGGAAGCAGTGTCATTTTAAAATCGTCTGGTTCTCCGATTAGTGGAGTAGATCTTACATCTATGGCTTTTGATTCTGTTATTCCTCACTTCTCCTATGTTTTGACGATTGCTATAGTTCTGTTTGCTTTTTCTACCATGATATCATGGTCCTATTATGGTTTACAGGCATGGAAATTTCTTTTCGGAAAAGGAAAGACTGCGGATATTGTATATAAAGTATTATTCCTGCTCTTTGTAGTGATTGGAGCGGCTGCTACCTTGGACGCAGTTATTAAATTCTCCGATGCCATGATTTTAGCTTTGGTATTTCCAAATATGATTGGATTGTTCTTCTTATTCCCGAAAGTAAGACAAGAAATGACGAGATATATTGGTGCGATTTCCATTAAGAGGGAAGCTCTTAAGGATGGTGCTGAAGATATTACTAAGCATATGTAA
- a CDS encoding voltage-gated potassium channel, translating to MAFLNIFKSKIYTSFALMLIVLLMGVLGFRIISGFSWLDAMYMTVITITTVGFGEVQPLDDVAKIFTMVLILTSIVILGYALSTITNTF from the coding sequence ATGGCATTCCTAAACATATTTAAATCTAAAATCTATACCTCATTTGCCCTTATGTTGATTGTGCTGTTAATGGGCGTGCTCGGTTTTAGGATTATATCAGGTTTTTCTTGGCTAGACGCAATGTATATGACGGTCATAACCATAACCACTGTGGGATTTGGCGAAGTACAGCCTTTGGATGACGTTGCCAAGATATTTACGATGGTACTTATACTTACAAGTATCGTGATTTTAGGTTATGCTTTGTCCACTATTACGAATACATTCTGA
- a CDS encoding phage shock protein C (PspC) family protein, which yields MTRELCSLVFFSSKFHHFCYMNIFYKALLFFQKHGYYVCQRIADRLGIRAKIVRTSFMYLTFVTLGFGFALYLFLAFWMKIKDILYTKRSSVFDL from the coding sequence ATGACCAGAGAACTTTGTTCTCTGGTTTTTTTTTCGTCAAAATTTCATCATTTTTGTTACATGAATATTTTCTATAAAGCCTTACTCTTTTTCCAGAAACATGGTTATTATGTCTGTCAGAGAATAGCAGATAGGTTGGGTATTAGAGCGAAGATAGTCAGGACTTCTTTTATGTACCTAACATTTGTTACCCTTGGTTTTGGCTTTGCTCTTTATCTTTTCCTGGCTTTTTGGATGAAAATTAAAGATATTTTATATACTAAAAGGTCATCTGTATTCGACCTTTAA
- a CDS encoding Peptidase inhibitor I9, with protein MNVKNLKYFAVGCLGMAMVGCQTDEIENQPTEVDNITFQKPETITGRYIVVYDNSTGKIAPLQKTRSSAEYSAQMRTLKSTFLAEFSDIDLNEENIVQTYGHTVKGFAAELNSAQLSSLKKDPRVLYIEEDKVITLAPGGGKPGGGTATPPAQETPYGTTRVGGGTTMAGGTAWIIDSGIDQDHPDLNVDTARSISFLSRDNNPDDQNGHGTHVAGTIGAKDNEIGSLGVAPGTLVAAVRVLDRRGSGAYSGVIAGVDYVGSTGVAGDVANMSLGGGVSDALDAAVIAASKNVIFTLAAGNESDNANNHSPARAGGKSSNDNVYTISAMNNLDNWASFSNFGNAVEYCAPGVGVYSTWKDGGYNTISGTSMAAPHAAGVLLLGNPITSGTVNGDPDGNPDPIIHI; from the coding sequence ATGAATGTAAAAAATCTAAAGTATTTTGCTGTCGGCTGCCTAGGAATGGCTATGGTTGGCTGTCAAACCGACGAAATTGAAAATCAGCCTACAGAGGTTGACAATATTACTTTTCAAAAACCAGAAACTATAACCGGAAGGTATATAGTGGTTTATGATAACTCTACTGGCAAAATTGCTCCCCTACAAAAAACTAGGTCATCCGCAGAATATTCTGCCCAGATGCGTACACTTAAATCTACATTCTTGGCTGAATTCAGCGATATAGATTTAAATGAAGAAAATATTGTACAGACTTACGGTCACACCGTAAAAGGTTTCGCAGCTGAATTAAATTCTGCGCAATTATCGTCATTAAAAAAGGACCCTCGAGTATTATATATCGAAGAAGATAAGGTTATAACTCTTGCGCCTGGTGGAGGTAAACCAGGAGGAGGCACTGCTACCCCCCCTGCCCAAGAAACTCCTTATGGCACAACGAGAGTCGGTGGTGGAACGACTATGGCTGGTGGTACAGCTTGGATAATAGATAGTGGCATAGACCAGGACCATCCTGATCTTAATGTAGATACGGCAAGAAGTATAAGCTTTCTGTCGCGAGATAACAATCCTGATGATCAAAACGGTCATGGTACGCACGTTGCTGGAACTATTGGGGCAAAAGATAACGAAATTGGTTCTTTAGGAGTTGCACCAGGAACATTGGTTGCAGCAGTTAGAGTTTTAGACCGTAGAGGTAGTGGAGCTTATTCTGGTGTTATTGCGGGCGTTGACTACGTTGGCTCAACCGGAGTTGCTGGTGATGTTGCGAATATGAGTCTAGGCGGAGGAGTGTCTGATGCATTGGACGCAGCGGTCATTGCCGCCTCGAAAAATGTTATATTCACGTTGGCTGCTGGTAATGAGTCCGATAATGCAAACAATCACTCTCCCGCACGCGCAGGGGGTAAAAGCTCTAACGATAATGTTTATACCATTTCTGCTATGAACAATTTAGATAATTGGGCATCATTCTCTAACTTTGGTAATGCAGTAGAATATTGCGCTCCTGGAGTTGGGGTATACTCAACTTGGAAAGACGGAGGTTACAATACGATTAGTGGTACATCTATGGCTGCCCCGCACGCGGCTGGTGTGTTACTTCTTGGTAACCCGATTACAAGCGGAACTGTAAATGGAGATCCCGACGGTAACCCGGATCCAATCATCCATATCTAA